Proteins encoded within one genomic window of Tamandua tetradactyla isolate mTamTet1 chromosome 11, mTamTet1.pri, whole genome shotgun sequence:
- the LOC143649305 gene encoding olfactory receptor 8H1-like: MGSKNNTNVPDFILMGLTDSEVIQQVLFMLFLLIYLITLLGNAGMVLIIHLDLQLHTPMYYFLSHLSFLDLNYSTVIIPKTLEILQTSNKCISFMGCFTQMSFFIFLAVTEFFFLSSMAFDRYVAICNPLSYQVVMSTRLCRALITGSYAIGFTESLVIVVYMNNLNFCKSNVIYHFFCDMIPILSLSCNATHDIEIMILIFGSLNVMVSLITISVSYGSILSTILKINSTSGKYKTFSTCASHLLGVTIFYSTTIFTYLKPKQSYSLGKDQVASVFYTMLIPMLNPLIYSLRNKEVKNALFRIRQKREGSKQLKCQ; the protein is encoded by the coding sequence ATGGGAAGTAAGAATAACACAAATGTACCCGACTTCATCCTTATGGGACTGACAGACTCTGAAGTGATCCAGCAGGTCCTTTTTATGCTGTTTCTCCTGATATACCTGATTACCCTGCTGGGAAATGCAGGGATGGTACTGATAATTCACCTGGATCTTCAGCTTCACACTCCCATGTATTATTTCCTCAGTCACCTGTCATTCCTTGACCTCAATTACTCAACTGTCATCATCCCTAAAACCTTAGAAATCTTACAAACTTCCAACAAATGTATTTCATTCATGGGCTGCTTCACTCAGAtgtctttttttatcttcttggctgttactgaatttttttttctctcttctatggCCTTTGACCGCTATGTGGCTATCTGCAATCCTCTAAGCTATCAGGTTGTTATGTCCACGAGACTCTGCAGAGCCCTCATCACTGGGTCCTATGCAATTGGCTTTACTGAATCATTAGTCATTGTTGTTTACATGAACAATTTGAATTTCTGCAAATCCAATgtaatttatcactttttctgtgacatGATCCCCATTTTATCCTTGTCCTGCAATGCCACTCATGACATTGAAATAATGATATTAATCTTTGGTAGTTTAAATGTCATGGTGTCTCTGATCACAATCTCTGTGTCCTATGGGTCCATTCTGTCTACTATCCTGAAAATTAATTCCACATCAGGAAAGTATAAAACCTTCTCTACTTGTGCATCTCACCTCCTGGGAGTTACCATCTTTTATAGCACtacaatttttacttatttaaaaccaaAGCAGTCCTACTCTTTGGGAAAAGATCAAGTGGCCTCTGTGTTTTACACTATGTTGATTCCCATGCTGAATCCACTCATTTATAGTCTTAggaacaaagaagtgaaaaatgctctCTTCAGAatcaggcagaagagagagggttCCAAGCAATTGAAATGCCAGTGA